TGCAGCCCGACGCGCTCGCCTGTGCGGCGGCACTGACCGACGAGGATGCACTCGCGCCGTTCGACCTCGCGGCCGATGCGCCGCTGTGGCGCGCACGCGTGCTGCGGCTCGGCGCGGACGACCACGTGCTGTCGGTGACGATCCATCACATCGTGTCGGACGGCGAATCGATCGAGCTGTGGCTCGACGCGGTTCGCGCACGCTATGTCGCCCGCGTGCACGGCAGCACGGTGCCGGCCGCAGAAGCCGTCCAACTGGCCGTGCCGCTCGTGCTGCCCGCGCCGTGCCATCCGGCCCGCATCGCGTACTGGCGCGACGCGCTGGCCGATCTGCCGTCGCGCGTGCTGCCTCAGCGCGCAGACGCTCCGGCCGTGCCGCAATGGCGCGCAGCACGCATCGCGTTCGAATTCGACGCGCCGCTGATCCGCGCCGCGCGCAACGCCGCGTCGGCCGCGCACGCGACGCTGCCGATGCTGCTGCACGCGGCGCTCAATACCGCGCTGTTCCGCGCGACGGGCCTGGCCGACCAGCCGGTCGGCGTGCTCGCGTCGACGCGCGCGCTGACGGGCGACGCGGCACGCGATGCGCTCGGCCTCTTCATCAATTCGGTCGTCGTGCGCACGCGGATCGATCCGGCCGCCCGCCGCGCGGATGTGCTCGCGCAGGTGCGCGACACGGCGCTCGCCGCGTATGCGCATGCCGACGTGCCGTTCGCCGACGTCGTCGCAGCGCTGCGCGTGCCGCGGGCCGCGCAGGCCAATCCGCTGTTCCAGGTGATGTTCAACTACCTGCGCCCGACGGGCGCCGCTGAGCGCGACTGGGCCGGCCTGTCGCTCGCGGCATTCGACGACGTGCGCCATCGCGTCGTGTTCACGCTGGAGCTGGACGTCGTCGAGCATCCGGACGGCGGCGTGAGCGCCGCGTTCTCGTATGCGGACGAGCTGCTCGACGGCGGCTTCGTCGATGCGCTCGTCGATGTCTATCACGACGAAGTCGCGCGCTTCGCCGGTGCGTCGGAAGCGGCGCTCGGCGCGCCCGATGCGCGTGCCGTCGCGCCGGCGGCCTGCATCGCACAAGCAAGCGGCGACGCACACGCCGCCGCACCGTTACGTGCGCTGCACGCGGCTGCCGCGCTCGCGGCGCTGTGGTCGGACACGTTCGCGACGGCCGCGCCCGAGCCCGGCGCAGACCTGTTCGAAGCCGGCGCGACGTCGTTCGATGTCGTGCGCTTCGTCGACGCGGCCGGACGTGCCGGTTACGCGCTGACGGTCGCTGACGTGTTCGCGTCGCCGACGCTCGCGGCACTCGGCGCGCGGCTCGATGCGCGGACGGAAACGGGACAGGAGGAGCGCCATGCTGGCTGAAGTGCGTCCGGACGGATTCACGATGCTCGATACATACCGTCTCGCATTCGCGGACGGCCTGTTCGCCGCACGCGACGGCGCGGAGATCCGCGTCGCGCAGGGCGACGGCATCGGCGCGCAGTTGCTGCGCGCGCAACTCGCGGACGACGGCACGCTGCGCCTCGTCGCGTACAACCATCGCGCGGCGCCGGCCGACCAGCGGCGCGCGCTGCTGGCCGCGCTGGCCGCCGCGTTTTCGGACGGCGCGCAGCACGCGGCGATCCGGCTCGATCCGGCGGCGTGGCCGGCGGTGGCGCTCGATGCGCTGCGCGCGAGCGGCGTGCTCGCCGACGGCGGTCGCTGCGTGCGCGACGGCTGGGCGCAGCAGGCCGATCTGTGGCTCGTCGGCCCGCATCTGCCGTGCGCGACGCTGCCGATGTTCACCGACGGCCGGCGTCACCCGCGCCGGCCGCCCGCGCCGCGCGGCGACGTCTACGCGCGCGACCTGCCGGCGCTTGGCGTGCGCTTCACGCTGCGCGGCTGGCAGCCGGCGGAGGACACCGAGCGGCTCGCGCGCTGGTTCGACGAGCCGCGCGTGCGCGACGGCTGGCCGGGCGCGCAGCCCGACGCCGATCCGCACGTGACGCCGCTCGTCGGCTGTTTTGACGGCGAACCGTTCGCGTATGTCGAGGCGTTCTGGCTGAAGGAGGACGCGCTGGCGCCGCACGTCGCGGCGCGCGATTACGACCGCGGGCTGCGGATGCTGGTCGGCGAATCGCGCTGGCGCGGCCCGCATTGCGTCGCGGGCTGGCTGCCGTCCGTCGTGCATTACCTGTTTCTCGACGACCCACGTACCGAAGCGGTCGGCTGTGCCGTTCCGGCCGGCCACGCGCGGGTTGCCGACCATCTCGCGCGGCATGGCTTCGCGCGGCAGCGCCGTCTCGCGCTGGCCGACGCGCAGCCGCTGTGGATGCGCACGCTGCGCGAGACGTTCTTCTCCGGCCGTCACGTCTGACGGGCCGGATTCACCGACAAGGGAGCTGAAACATGCAGAGAGAAACCGTATTCGACCTGATCGGCGTTGGCTTCGGGCCGTCGAATCTGGCGCTGGCCGTGCGCCTCGCGGAGCGCAGCGGCGCGCGCACGTTCGCCCATTGTTTCGTCGAGCGCCAGCCGGAATTCGGCTGGCATCGCGGGATGCTGCTCGACGACTGCCGGATGCAGATTTCGTTTCTGAAGGATCTCGTCACGATGCGCGATCCGAAAAGCCGCTACACGTTCATCAACTACCTGTTCGAACGCGGCCGGCTGAACGAATTCGTCAACCTGAAGAACTTCTATCCGACCCGCGTCGAATTCCACGATTACCTGAGCTGGGTCGCCGATGCGTTCGACGATCGCGTCCATTACAGCGAGACCGTGCTGGCGATCGAGCCCGTGCGCGGCGACGGCGCGCGGATCGACGCGCTGCGCGTGCTGTCGCGCGATGCCGCCGGCCACGAGCGCCAGCGCGTCACGCGTGCGCTGTCGGTCGGTGTCGGCGGCACGCCCGCGATTCCGGACGCATTCGCCGCGCTCGGCCGTGATCGCGTGATCCATTCGTCGTCGTATCTCACCGACATCGACCGGCTCGTCGCGTCGCCGGACGGCGAGCGCCGCCGCGTCGCGGTGATCGGCGCGGGGCAGAGCGCGGCCGAGGTGTTCATCGACCTCGCGCGCCGCTTCCCGCATGTCGACGCGAGCCTGGTGATGCGCGCCGGCGCGTTGAAACCGGCCGACGACAGCCCGTTCGTCAACGAGATCTTCAGCCCCGCGTTCACCGACGTCGTCTATGCGCAGCCGCACGACGCGCGCCGCGCGCTGCTCGAGCGCTATCGCGATACGAACTACGCGGTGGTCGACCGGCCGCTGATCGAGCAGATCTACGAAATGCTGTACCTGCAGCGCATCGACGGCACGCCGCGTCATGCGCTGCTCGCGAACAGCGCAATCGAGGCCGCGGCGCGCACCGCCGACGGCCGCATCGAGCTGACGCTGCGCGACCGGATGAGCGGCGACACGCGCGTCGAGTGCTTCGACGCGCTCGTGCTCGCGACGGGCTACCGCCGCGACACGCATTCGGCGCTGCTCGAAGGGCTCGCGCCGCACCTGGGCGACGCGCTCACGCGCGGCGATGTCACGCGCGACTACCTGCTTGCGACGCCCGAGCACTTCGCGCCGCGCATCTACCTGCAAGGCTGCTGCGAAGACAGCCACGGATTGTCCGACACGCTGCTGTCGGTCCTGGCGCGCCGCGCGGACGAAATCTGCGCGTCGCTCGAAGACGGGATCGCGCC
The nucleotide sequence above comes from Burkholderia pyrrocinia. Encoded proteins:
- a CDS encoding lysine N(6)-hydroxylase/L-ornithine N(5)-oxygenase family protein: MQRETVFDLIGVGFGPSNLALAVRLAERSGARTFAHCFVERQPEFGWHRGMLLDDCRMQISFLKDLVTMRDPKSRYTFINYLFERGRLNEFVNLKNFYPTRVEFHDYLSWVADAFDDRVHYSETVLAIEPVRGDGARIDALRVLSRDAAGHERQRVTRALSVGVGGTPAIPDAFAALGRDRVIHSSSYLTDIDRLVASPDGERRRVAVIGAGQSAAEVFIDLARRFPHVDASLVMRAGALKPADDSPFVNEIFSPAFTDVVYAQPHDARRALLERYRDTNYAVVDRPLIEQIYEMLYLQRIDGTPRHALLANSAIEAAARTADGRIELTLRDRMSGDTRVECFDALVLATGYRRDTHSALLEGLAPHLGDALTRGDVTRDYLLATPEHFAPRIYLQGCCEDSHGLSDTLLSVLARRADEICASLEDGIAPAHDDGAARAPQEKRQENGVSAGRMAFAL
- a CDS encoding GNAT family N-acetyltransferase, producing the protein MLAEVRPDGFTMLDTYRLAFADGLFAARDGAEIRVAQGDGIGAQLLRAQLADDGTLRLVAYNHRAAPADQRRALLAALAAAFSDGAQHAAIRLDPAAWPAVALDALRASGVLADGGRCVRDGWAQQADLWLVGPHLPCATLPMFTDGRRHPRRPPAPRGDVYARDLPALGVRFTLRGWQPAEDTERLARWFDEPRVRDGWPGAQPDADPHVTPLVGCFDGEPFAYVEAFWLKEDALAPHVAARDYDRGLRMLVGESRWRGPHCVAGWLPSVVHYLFLDDPRTEAVGCAVPAGHARVADHLARHGFARQRRLALADAQPLWMRTLRETFFSGRHV